Genomic segment of Dactylococcopsis salina PCC 8305:
GAGCCACTGGTGTTATCGGACTGGATGTTCGCAATGGAGACTTTGTCGTTATCCAAGCTAAAGCAGTCATCCTTTGTACGGGAGCCTGTGGTCGTCTTGGATTACCCCAATCCGGTTATCTCTACGGCACCTATGAAAATCCCACCAATGCGGGTGATGGTTATTCCATGGCTTATCATGCAGGCGCAGAATTAACCAATATTGAATGTTTCCAGATTAATCCGCTCATTAAAGACTACAACGGACCTGCCTGTGCCTACGTTGCGACTCCTTTTGGAGCCTATACAGCAAATGCAGAAGGAAACCGCTTTGTTAGCTGTGACTACTGGAGTGGTCAAATGATGCTAGAAGTCTGGAAAGAATTAAATTCAGGCAAGGGACCCATTAACCTCAAGATGACTCACCTGGATGAAGATACCATCTCTGAAATTGAGTCGATTCTTTGGACGAACGAACGACCTAGTCGAGGACGCTTCCACGAAAGCAGAGATGAAGACTATCGTACCAATGGTGTGGAAATGAATATTTCTGAAATTGGTCTATGTAGTGGTCATAGTGCTTCTGGGGTTTGGGTGAACGAAAATGCAGAGACAACTGTACCCGGATTGTACGCAGCGGGAGATATGGCAAGTGTCCCCCATAATTACATGATCGGAGCCTTTGTATTCGGTCGCTTAGCAGGAATGAATGCGATTGGATATAGTCAAAATCTAGAGCACATTGATCCCGATCCGGAGTTTCTGGAAGCAGAAAAAGCTCGGATTTATCATCCTCTTAACCAGCCCGAGGGGGTTCCCCATACCCAAGTGGAATATAAGCTGCGACGATTAGTCAATGACTACCTACAACCGCCTAAGGTTAGCCATAAAATGAAGATTGGGTTAAAGCATTTTGCACGCTACGAAGAAACCCTTAATTTAATGGGAGCGCGCGATCCTCACGAACTTATGCGTTGCCTAGAAGTTCACTTCATTCGAGATTGTGCAGAAATGGCTGCACGAGCGTCACTGTTTCGGAAAGAGAGTCGGTGGGGACTCTATCATTATCGCGTTGAGTATCCTGAACAGAATAATGATGAATGGTTTTGCCACGTCAACATCAAGAAAGACGAATCGGGGAATATGACACTTTTCCAACGCCCTGTCGAACCTTATGTTGTTGATGTTGATCTCGAAAAAGAAGTTTACGACGTAGCAGTGCGCTAAACCGCCTCAAATTAATGTACCTGTACTGTAAAAAAGGAGAAATTTGATTCCCATGCCTTTAACTAATCAACGAGTTGATGTTCCTGTCATTGTCGATGAATCCAAGTGTTTAGAGAAATGCGTCGCCTGTATTGAAGTGTGTCCCTTGGATGTTTTGGCTAAAGATCCAGAAACCGGTAAAGCCTATATGAAGTATGACGAGTGTTGGTTTTGCTTGCCCTGTGAGAAGGAATGCCCAACTGATGCCATTACCGTAAAAATTCCATTTTTATTGCGTTAAAGAGAAATAGATTATGCATACTGATCTTGATCCAGAACTGAAACAGTGGGTAGAGATGTTGCAATCGAGTCAGGTTGATGACCGACTGGTTGCAGCCAAAACCCTACAGCATATCGGAGATGAGGAAGCTATCGATCCTCTCATTGAAGCTCTTGCAGATGAAAGTCCAGCCGTCCAGAAAATTGTTATCACTGCCTTGTGGGAGTTGGCAAATCCCATTGCCGTAACCCCCTTAATGGAATGCCTAAAATCTCCTGATGAGGAAGTTCGCAGTGAAGCATTAGGGGCACTCAAGGAATTGATCGCGCCTGACGATCTCCTCCCCTTATTAGATTTGTTGCAACAGAATAACGTCAACCTACAACTTAGCGTTTTAATCTTGTTGCGCAAGATTCACGATGCACAAGCATTACCCTACATTCTTCCCTTTTTAGAGTCAGATCATCCTGAATTAAGGGAAGCAGCGGTGATCACCCTGCGCTATCTCAATCAAGTAGAACGCTGTCAGCCTGTTCTTGCTCTCATGTCTGATTCGGTGGAAGCAGTCCGCCGTGCAACAACTCTGACCCTTGGTCACTTAGCAGATGAGGAAGTGGTGGCTTTACTGAAAAAAGCCTTAGCTTCGGATTTAGATTGGCAAGTTCGTCGTAATGCCGCTCAATCCTTAGCACTCCATGCTCCTTCGGAAGCCGTTTCCGTTTTAGGAAAAGCCTTAGGAGATGAACATTGGCAAGTTCGTAAGTTTGCTGCTCAGACTTTACAACGAGTCGCTGATGAGCAGGTAATTCCCCCATTAGTGACCGCCCTATCTGATGAATCTTCAGATGTTCGTCGGGATGCCAGCATTGCTCTTGGTAATTTGGGAAATCCCTCTGTCCTCAATGCACTTCAACAAACCCTCGACGATCCAGATATGGACGTTCGGATTAATTCCCAGAAAGCGATCCAAAAAATTCAGGAAGTAACACAGGAAATTCCCAATGCCTAATTATCAATCTCCCCTTATTCCCGCTAATTACAGTCGTGATTCTGAAACGTCATCCAATGCTCCTGACCCGATTGTTGAAACTCATAAACACGAAGCCATTGCCTGTTTAAAGCAAGTGGTAGAACCAGTCCTCAAGAATAATATTGTCAGTCTTGGAATGGTCCGGAACTTGAATGTTGTCGATCACTATGTTTACTTCCGACTTTACATTGGGACTCACCAACAATATCTTCAAGAACTTGCTCGAAGGGCACTCTCTTCTCTGATCTGGTGTAAAAAGACTTATATTCAAGTCTGCACCATTCCAGGAGTACGGACGACTTTGGCTGTTTCTAGCGGTAAAGGAGGTGTGGGGAAGTCAACGACTGCAGTCAACTTGGCAGCAAGTTTGAAAATGGCAGGGGCAAGAGTCGGGTTACTCGATGCCGATGTTTATGGTCCGAATATCCCGAGAATGCTGGGGTTAACAGACTCAGATGTCCAAGTAGTCGAGACTGAGCAGGGTCAGAAATTTCTGCCTCTGGAAGCCTACGGCATTAAAGTAATGTCAGTAGCACTATTGGCAGAACCTGAGCATCCCCTAGCTTGGCGGGGGCCGGTTTTACATAAAATCGTGACGCAATTTATTAATGAGGTGGAATGGGGAGACCTAGATTATTTACTCATTGATTTACCTCCCGGTACAGGAGATGCTCAAATTACGATTGTGCAAGAAAGCCCTATTTGTGGCGCAATTCTTGTTACCACACCTCAACAAGTTGCCATTTCCGATGTACGTCGTAGCATTCACATGTTCCGTAACGTCGGAGTTCCTATTATTGGTTTGATTGAAAATATGAGTTATCTCCTCCACCGTGGAGAACGGATTGCTGTTTTTGGTGAAGGTGGTGGAGAACAAATTGCTACAGAACTGCAAGTTCCCCTAATGGGACAAATTCCTCTCGATTCTCAAATTTGCCAAAGTGGAGATACTGGTCAACTTTTACCGATCGCGCAGCCAGATGCCAATTTGAGTCAGGCTTTTAGACAAATTGCTACGGGGTTAAACAATACTTTTGTCGTTTCTCAATCAGCCAAAGTGTCATCTGAGTAAGAGGCAATCGTTTTGTAAAACCTGATGTAGGTTTCTGCTAATCTCGATTTGTATATTGCATCTTAGCAAGGAATGAGGACCTTAATCTCATTCCTTGCAGTTCAATCTCGGTTAAAACTTTTTGACTAAATAATTAAATACGACTTATGAAACAGAATCGCAAGATGGCTCAAAGCCAAGTTTGGCTTTATCAGCTTGGGGCCGGACTTTGCCTCACTTCAGGACTGGCATTGGTTGCTCTTTTTCTGCACACCTTACCCGGAATCGGCATATTAAGTCCATTAATTTTAGCCATTCTATTAGGAATTTTAGTCCGCAATACCGTAGGAACCCCCCCAATTTGTCAACTGGGAGTTAGCTTTTCTCTGAAATGGCTTTTAAGATTAGCTATTATTTTGCTGGGATTACAACTGAGTTGGAGTCAGCTATTTGAAATCGGTTCCGTGGGACTCTTTATTGTCGTCATCACTTTAGTCAGTACATTTGTTTTTACTTGCTGGTTGGGAAAACATCTGGGAGTTAGTCAAAAACTATCGCAACTCATTGCAGCCGGAACCTCTATTTGTGGCGCATCTGCTGTCATTGCTACCAATGTTGTAGTCGATGGGAAGGATGAGGATGTTACCTATGCCGTCGCCATAGTAACAGTTTTTGGAACGACTTCCATGTTACTTTACCCGATGCTATCGGAGCTGTTGCATTTAACATCTCAGGCTTTTGGCATTTGGTGTGGCACTTCGATTCATGAAGTCGCTCAAGTGATTGCAACAACCTTCCAACAGGGAGAACTCACCAGTCAAATTGCGACAATTTCTAAACTGTCGCGAGTTGTACTTCTAGCGCCTACGGTATTAGCACTAGGATTATTTTCAGCCCGTTCTGCTAGTCAAAGACAATCGTTGACTTGGCAAAATCCCCCCATTCCTTGGTTTGTTGTCTGTTTTATCGGACTTATTTTGATCAATAGTTTTCAGATTTTTCCAGAAGGTCCAAAAGCCCTCGTGATTCAAGCCAACCAATTTTTACTAACGATTCCGATGACAGCAATGGGATTAGAGACCAATTTATACAAATTAAAGGAAGCTGGGTTAAAGCCTTTATATTTAGGTGTTTTTGCTTGGCTATTTATCTCTACTTTTAGTTTGATTTTAGTAAAAACATTTTATGCTTAATTTGTTTTAATCTATTCATTAAAAATAATGGAAAATTTAGACTGGATAATTGGAATTATTTTAGTTATAGTAGCAAGTACTTTAAGAGGCTTGTCGGGTTTTGGTTCTGCCATGATATTAACGCCAGGACTAAGCATTTTGTTTAATCCTCAAGAGGTGGTTGTTACTGTTATTTCATTAGAAATAGTGGCAACAGCAATTTTACTGCCAAATGCAATTTCAAAAACGAAGTGGCAGGAAGTTTTCCCGATGAGCTTTGCGGCGATATTAATGATTCCAGTGGGAGTGATATTTCTAAATAAACTTGATGCAGAATTAATACGAATGTTAATTGGGATTTTACTGTTAGTCACTGTTTTTTTATTATTTAATAGTGATCGGTACAATTTAGATATAAAACCTAGTGTTTCCTTAAATCTTGCCGTTGGTGCTTTTAGTGGATTTTTAACTAGTCTCACTAGCATGGGAGGAATTCCCATTGTTTTATATCAATTTTTGCTAAGTGATTCAGCGACAGAAAAACGTGCTACCTTTATTAGTTTTTTTGCTTTCACACAAATTATTGCATTAATTTCATATTTAATTACAGATTTATTATCAATGCAAGTTATTCAAATGTTTCTATATTTTTCACCTGTTTTTATAGCTGGTATATTTTTGGGACGATTTTTATTCACATATGTAAAAGAAACGGTTTTCAATAAATTGATTATTTATCTATTATTCATCATGTCATTATTAGCTCTCTTTCCAACTATGGAAACAATTTTTATGGCTCTCCTAGACTAGATAGGGTCTGCTGAATAAAGTTCATTGGTCGGCGTGCTTCGGGAGTCTCCCGTCGATCGAGATGTTGAGGGGAAACGTCTTGCACTAATCCTTGGCAATAGCCTTAAAGGCTGATTTGGTAAGAATTTCAGCTTTATTCAGCAACCCCTCGCTGCTTCAATCATAGCGGTAAACTCGCCTTTCATAAAAATCCCCTTAAACTGCCAAGTATTGATTGACCATAGAATCGGTTAACGCTTTCGTCTCTCCTCGCGCGACGATCGCGCCCTTATCCATAATAAAAAACTTTTCAGCAAGCTGACGAGCGAAATCAATTTTCTGTTCAACCACTAAAACCGTAATCCCTTTTTCCTTATTAATACGTTTCAAAGTCTCCTCAATTTCCTGCACAATTGAAGGCTGAATCCCCTCCGTTGGTTCATCCAATAACATCAATTTGGGATTACACATTAACCCTCTAGCAATGGCTAATTGTTGTTGTTGTCCGCCACTTAATAAACCCCCTTGACGAGACAAATGTTCCTTTAACATCGGGAAAAACTCAAAGATTTCATCAGGAACTTTTTTACTTTTTCTCCCACTAGCCGCCAACCCCAATTTCAAATTATCTAAAACCGATAAATAGGGAATAATCTCCCGTCCTTGAGGAATATAAGCAATGCCATATTTTGCGCGTTTATAAGTTGGGGTTTTACTAA
This window contains:
- a CDS encoding HEAT repeat domain-containing protein, which translates into the protein MHTDLDPELKQWVEMLQSSQVDDRLVAAKTLQHIGDEEAIDPLIEALADESPAVQKIVITALWELANPIAVTPLMECLKSPDEEVRSEALGALKELIAPDDLLPLLDLLQQNNVNLQLSVLILLRKIHDAQALPYILPFLESDHPELREAAVITLRYLNQVERCQPVLALMSDSVEAVRRATTLTLGHLADEEVVALLKKALASDLDWQVRRNAAQSLALHAPSEAVSVLGKALGDEHWQVRKFAAQTLQRVADEQVIPPLVTALSDESSDVRRDASIALGNLGNPSVLNALQQTLDDPDMDVRINSQKAIQKIQEVTQEIPNA
- the urtE gene encoding urea ABC transporter ATP-binding subunit UrtE → MSLLELSNVTAGYGQTPVLFDISMKVEKGDLACLLGRNGVGKTTLLRSIIGLNALSKGSMVFDADDISKTPTYKRAKYGIAYIPQGREIIPYLSVLDNLKLGLAASGRKSKKVPDEIFEFFPMLKEHLSRQGGLLSGGQQQQLAIARGLMCNPKLMLLDEPTEGIQPSIVQEIEETLKRINKEKGITVLVVEQKIDFARQLAEKFFIMDKGAIVARGETKALTDSMVNQYLAV
- a CDS encoding fumarate reductase/succinate dehydrogenase flavoprotein subunit, which encodes MVNTQYLQTDVLVVGGGTAGTMAGIKAKQVDPDADVLILEKANIRRSGAIAMGMDGVNTAVIPGNSTPEQYVREITIANDGILNQKAVHQTGKLGYEVIQELESWGVKFQKDNHGNYDLKQVHRVGKYVLPMPEGKDLKKILTRQVKRHKAKVTNRVMATRVIVQDGRATGVIGLDVRNGDFVVIQAKAVILCTGACGRLGLPQSGYLYGTYENPTNAGDGYSMAYHAGAELTNIECFQINPLIKDYNGPACAYVATPFGAYTANAEGNRFVSCDYWSGQMMLEVWKELNSGKGPINLKMTHLDEDTISEIESILWTNERPSRGRFHESRDEDYRTNGVEMNISEIGLCSGHSASGVWVNENAETTVPGLYAAGDMASVPHNYMIGAFVFGRLAGMNAIGYSQNLEHIDPDPEFLEAEKARIYHPLNQPEGVPHTQVEYKLRRLVNDYLQPPKVSHKMKIGLKHFARYEETLNLMGARDPHELMRCLEVHFIRDCAEMAARASLFRKESRWGLYHYRVEYPEQNNDEWFCHVNIKKDESGNMTLFQRPVEPYVVDVDLEKEVYDVAVR
- a CDS encoding YeiH family protein, with the translated sequence MKQNRKMAQSQVWLYQLGAGLCLTSGLALVALFLHTLPGIGILSPLILAILLGILVRNTVGTPPICQLGVSFSLKWLLRLAIILLGLQLSWSQLFEIGSVGLFIVVITLVSTFVFTCWLGKHLGVSQKLSQLIAAGTSICGASAVIATNVVVDGKDEDVTYAVAIVTVFGTTSMLLYPMLSELLHLTSQAFGIWCGTSIHEVAQVIATTFQQGELTSQIATISKLSRVVLLAPTVLALGLFSARSASQRQSLTWQNPPIPWFVVCFIGLILINSFQIFPEGPKALVIQANQFLLTIPMTAMGLETNLYKLKEAGLKPLYLGVFAWLFISTFSLILVKTFYA
- a CDS encoding sulfite exporter TauE/SafE family protein; its protein translation is MENLDWIIGIILVIVASTLRGLSGFGSAMILTPGLSILFNPQEVVVTVISLEIVATAILLPNAISKTKWQEVFPMSFAAILMIPVGVIFLNKLDAELIRMLIGILLLVTVFLLFNSDRYNLDIKPSVSLNLAVGAFSGFLTSLTSMGGIPIVLYQFLLSDSATEKRATFISFFAFTQIIALISYLITDLLSMQVIQMFLYFSPVFIAGIFLGRFLFTYVKETVFNKLIIYLLFIMSLLALFPTMETIFMALLD
- a CDS encoding 4Fe-4S dicluster domain-containing protein: MPLTNQRVDVPVIVDESKCLEKCVACIEVCPLDVLAKDPETGKAYMKYDECWFCLPCEKECPTDAITVKIPFLLR
- a CDS encoding P-loop NTPase encodes the protein MPNYQSPLIPANYSRDSETSSNAPDPIVETHKHEAIACLKQVVEPVLKNNIVSLGMVRNLNVVDHYVYFRLYIGTHQQYLQELARRALSSLIWCKKTYIQVCTIPGVRTTLAVSSGKGGVGKSTTAVNLAASLKMAGARVGLLDADVYGPNIPRMLGLTDSDVQVVETEQGQKFLPLEAYGIKVMSVALLAEPEHPLAWRGPVLHKIVTQFINEVEWGDLDYLLIDLPPGTGDAQITIVQESPICGAILVTTPQQVAISDVRRSIHMFRNVGVPIIGLIENMSYLLHRGERIAVFGEGGGEQIATELQVPLMGQIPLDSQICQSGDTGQLLPIAQPDANLSQAFRQIATGLNNTFVVSQSAKVSSE